Proteins from one Hoplias malabaricus isolate fHopMal1 chromosome 2, fHopMal1.hap1, whole genome shotgun sequence genomic window:
- the kcmf1 gene encoding E3 ubiquitin-protein ligase KCMF1: MSRHEGVSCDACLKGNFRGRRYKCLICYDYDLCASCYESGATTTRHTTEHPMQCILTRVDFDLYYGGEAFSVEQPQSFTCPYCGKMGYTETSLQEHVTSEHAETSTEVICPICAALPGGDPNHVTDDFAAHLTLEHRAPRDLDETSGVRHVRRMFHPGRGLGGPRARRTNMHFTSSSTGGLSSSQSSSYSPSNREAMDPIAELLSQLSGVRRSAGGQLNSSGPSASQLQQLQMQLQLERQQAQAARQQLETARNATRQRSNPSNINASIAPPSSTTNTAMTESNPLASHSSQFLLTRLNEPKMSEMERQALESERADRSLFVQELLLSTLMREESSSSDEEERRDFADFGAMGCVDIMPLDVALESLNLKESSAGKEPPPPPL; the protein is encoded by the exons GTGTGAGCTGTGATGCGTGTTTAAAAGGGAACTTCAGAGGGCGCAGATACAAGTGTTTAATTTGCTACGATTACGACCTGTGTGCATCGTGCTACGAGAGTGGAGCTACCACAACTAGACACACCACGGAGCACCCCATGCAGTGCATACTAACCAGGGTAGACTTTG ACCTTTATTATGGTGGAGAGGCATTTTCAGTAGAGCAGCCCCAATCGTTTACCTGTCCCTATTGTGGCAAAATGGGTTACACGGAAACGTCTCTACAGGAGCATGTCACCTCAGAGCATGCAGAGACTTCCACAGAGGTG ATCTGCCCGATATGTGCAGCTTTGCCTGGAGGTGACCCCAATCATGTGACAGATGACTTTGCTGCTCATCTCACACTTGAACACAGAGCACCTAGAGATTTA GATGAGACCAGTGGTGTGCGGCATGTGCGCCGGATGTTCCACCCTGGCCGTGGGCTGGGCGGTCCAAGAGCACGCAGGACTAACATGCACTTTACCAGCAGCTCCACCGGGGGGCTCTCTTCTTCACAAAGCTCATCCTACTCTCCAAGCAATAGGGAAGCCATGGACCCCATAGCAG AGCTGCTGTCACAACTTTCAGGTGTGCGGCGCTCAGCAGGTGGACAGCTTAACTCCTCGGGTCCATCTGCTTCACAGCTACAGCAGTTGCAGATGCAACTGCAGCTGGAGCGGCAGCAGGCGCAGGCGGCGCGTCAGCAGCTGGAGACAGCACGTAATGCCACGCGCCAACGAAGCAACCCAAGCAACATCAACGCCAGCATCGCCCCGCCCAGCTCCACCACAAACACAGCCATGACTGAGAGCAACCCACTGGCTTCACACAGTTCCCAGTTTCTCCTCACACG GTTGAACGAGCCAAAGATGTCAGAAATGGAGCGGCAGGCTTTGGAGAGCGAGAGAGCTGATCGCAGCCTGTTTGTGCAGGAGTTGCTGCTGTCCACGCTGATGCGCGAAGAAAGCTCGTCCTCAGATGAGGAAGAGCGGCGAGATTTTGCTGACTTCGGAGCTATGGGCTGCGTGGACATCATGCCTTTGGACGTGGCGCTGGAGAGCCTGAACCTGAAGGAGAGCTCTGCCGGCAAAgagcctccacctcctcctctttgA